Proteins from a single region of Eremothecium gossypii ATCC 10895 chromosome VI, complete sequence:
- the EFM5 gene encoding protein-lysine N-methyltransferase (Syntenic homolog of Saccharomyces cerevisiae YGR001C), whose amino-acid sequence MSDSDSDLELQLSSHALAALQEFRQEEEERQKEFERMYNNADEEFQTKKRQQGMELFKEDWQLSQFWYNEETANTLAKALLDGADEDTCIAVVSAPSVYAAILKLNDDEIPTKHIYLLEFDKRFELLAGTDKFLFYDYSKPLDFDSKLKGKVDRLLIDPPFLNEHCQTNSSITAKALLAPKTDTKTKCGVLKHRLISCTGERMRAIIKKNYPDTEITTFLPEHMNGLSNEFRCYANFEWDGWSFSKKD is encoded by the coding sequence ATGTCTGATTCTGATTCTGATTTAGAATTGCAACTCTCATCACACGCTCTTGCAGCATTACAGGAGTTCAGacaggaggaggaggagagACAAAAAGAATTCGAGCGGATGTACAACAATGCGGATGAAGAATTTCAAACAAAGAAGAGGCAACAAGGTATGGAACTCTTCAAGGAAGATTGGCAATTATCACAATTTTGGTATAATGAAGAAACTGCCAACACCTTGGCCAAAGCTCTACTTGATGGTGCTGATGAAGATACATGCATTGCAGTTGTGAGCGCACCTTCCGTATATGCTGCCATTTTGAAATTAAATGATGATGAGATCCCAACTAAGCATATATATTTACTGGAGTTTGATAAACGATTTGAACTACTTGCAGGCACTGACAAGTTCCTCTTTTACGATTATTCTAAACCTTTAGACTTTGACTCTAAGCTGAAGGGAAAGGTTGACCGGTTATTAATTGACCCTCCTTTTCTCAACGAACATTGTCAGACAAATTCATCTATCACAGCGAAGGCTTTACTGGCCCctaaaactgatacgaaAACAAAATGTGGTGTTCTGAAGCATCGCCTCATCTCATGTACTGGAGAAAGAATGAGGGCAATTATCAAGAAAAACTATCCTGATACCGAGATTACTACATTTCTCCCTGAACATATGAATGGCTTAAGCAACGAATTTAGGTGCTATGCTAACTTCGAATGGGATGGATGGAGCTTTTCCAAGAAAGATTAA
- the ERG26 gene encoding sterol-4-alpha-carboxylate 3-dehydrogenase (decarboxylating) (Syntenic homolog of Saccharomyces cerevisiae YGL001C (ERG26)), translating into MPALESVLLVGGSGFLGLHLIEQYWNLTPRPDIYVFDIRPLPEKISTQFTFDPTKITCYQGDLTSAKDVEHAIKSSGVRVLVHSASPMHGNSQEIYEMVNVEGTKNLLDVAKKCGITAFIYTSSAGVIFNGQDIHNADETWPIPDIPMDGYNETKAIAEKMVLTANDPQNGFLTIALRPAGIFGPGDRQLVPGLRQVAKLGQSKYQLGNNNNLFDWTYAGNVADAHVLAAKKLLDPANASSVSGETFFITNDAPTYFWALARAVWKADGHIDDKVVVLNRPVALVVGYLSQFFTNLLGKESGLTPFRVRVVCATRYHNISKAKKLLGYKPCVDLEEGIKRTLLWMDEDAS; encoded by the coding sequence ATGCCCGCGTTAGAATCAGTATTATTAGTTGGTGGTTCTGGTTTCTTGGGCTTGCACTTAATAGAGCAGTACTGGAACCTGACACCTAGGCCTGATATCTATGTGTTTGACATACGGCCACTGCCTGAGAAGATTTCGACTCAATTTACATTTGATCCTACGAAGATAACTTGTTACCAAGGTGATTTGACTTCAGCAAAAGACGTAGAGCATGCGATTAAGTCAAGCGGCGTTCGGGTTCTTGTTCACTCAGCATCTCCCATGCATGGCAATTCCCAAGAGATCTATGAAATGGTTAATGTTGAAGGAACTAAGAATTTACTCGACGTTGCAAAAAAGTGCGGCATAACAGCTTTTATCTATACATCATCAGCTGGTGTGATATTCAATGGCCAAGATATCCATAATGCCGACGAAACTTGGCCAATTCCTGATATCCCAATGGATGGTTACAATGAGACGAAGGCTATTGCTGAGAAAATGGTTTTAACAGCGAACGATCCACAGAATGGTTTTTTAACGATTGCCCTACGTCCAGCTGGTATATTTGGTCCAGGTGATCGGCAATTAGTGCCCGGATTAAGACAAGTTGCGAAACTCGGCCAGTCAAAGTATCAACTTGGCAATAACAATAACTTATTCGACTGGACGTATGCTGGTAACGTCGCAGATGCACATGTACTAGCTGCAAAAAAACTACTAGATCCAGCGAATGCGTCTTCTGTTAGCGGGGAAACCTTCTTTATTACGAATGATGCGCCTACCTATTTTTGGGCTCTTGCTCGTGCGGTGTGGAAAGCCGATGGCCACATTGATGATAAAGTTGTAGTCTTGAATAGGCCAGTTGCACTTGTTGTGGGATACTTATCCCAATTCTTCACGAATTTGCTCGGTAAGGAATCTGGGTTAACTCCCTTCAGAGTAAGGGTTGTCTGTGCGACTCGTTATCACAACATCTCAAAGGCCAAGAAGTTATTGGGATACAAACCATGTGTTGATCTTGAAGAAGGTATAAAAAGGACCCTGCTTTGGATGGACGAGGATGCCTCGTGA
- the VPS8 gene encoding CORVET complex membrane-binding subunit VPS8 (Syntenic homolog of Saccharomyces cerevisiae YAL002W (VPS8)) — protein sequence MGSQERTPTSFLEDSECSDKPCAPISCSPQGERSAARPYEMKMLGQYSPFDDQKTSAVNWASLQQIYPALSFYGGPSSIFSTPLYLLVGTEKGPVLIFNHKQFLQVTLVPQATAFQSCVSLIRISDDGTYIAVAYSSGDVFIWDLNRGPEYPSNHIISILHINHHQGYTINGLGFLPERHTGVVISDTRGQVWLHRGSRGKLWQLTCKSKSLLNINSMKSQLLASEPSPRLSEYPELQLVAVLCHDSLTIISVNPILATQWFHSLRLNETVSSGFVAWSPGASSLAYALGSKVHTVNIEGFTRDRVIVSKEEPWSWNTTETVAMVQWLALNTLCVLSSGGMMTVLNTTMAAPVLMSVDLSVQGFASPSQRSLTCLDKQIFFLTKYLVKHGKFLSWTDLLLQYVQTGNYCGAHKAIGYLVTHGAGIAALVQLSDDSEERKSQLTQPFRNLSLASVKFLINQESVEYAKFYDLLSLIIEVGSLFEKSLTQILEDIFELLDHTHSDAFYDALSNQILEGTPFSLPPFLLKEVLQYYAETKNLKMIELLIVTLNQSSLDIDMAVKICRKFNLYGVLMHLWNNIFDDYLTPLVDFICKLTKQDEKCAILDKDDPNPMFDIYDYLSCILLGLQYPVRTIISADTSLRAKHQIYSFLCSGTALKWPTDSKDKLFTTDNPELEPAYPYLQVLLKHDPKKCLSMFYKVFDDPFLNEDRVEDSDAHAHHLQISRQFLVDVLLELLKTSNDVYRKVLIAVFITRAVPKFPQFLTVSHATLDELVSIMCTSNINELKNECEQSLECLFASYKPSNMDELIIYLKDSGYDRVLFYFYKNIPRPADYLRLRIESQDLQQSKFTILDVMSESISLTMSGTSERSDVIKVIRENINTILILEQVDAIAEVLVSLDGGVEDIINQIISGEYKKRFLEKIFELNRTEVMDPEFQHLYIQLCCEQCDFKALRKWLRRIDFCKLDVCGVIKILEEFRDRESIIFIYMKLGSFVEALNVSDSAFVDAIAEHDFKQAETFVQLGIDICENSTDAATECWTKLLVSIIKNYSFIAEGGKHTERDLLQHVILRLSLWETTNPGRNESPFGDILVNVLSKQDITGTKIHLIREVIIDLLKAHIVDEHIQQLIMKIVDNSAGTVINEYIEKLESGWSISNYECEVCGRRIWGVGIATQEFLDWKSSELSRGTELERVSTATGLIIFRCRHGFHERCLRNMGQSQDSYSCLACYEDK from the coding sequence ATGGGGAGCCAGGAGAGGACACCCACCAGCTTTCTGGAAGACAGCGAATGTTCTGATAAGCCATGTGCCCCCATCAGCTGTTCGCCGCAAGGAGAGCGCAGCGCAGCACGGCCTTATGAAATGAAGATGCTAGGCCAATATAGCCCGTTCGATGACCAGAAGACCTCTGCTGTGAACTGGGCCTCACTGCAACAGATATATCCTGCGTTGTCTTTTTATGGTGGTCCTTCATCCATATTCTCTACGCCATTATACCTTCTCGTTGGAACTGAGAAGGGCCCCGTGTTGATCTTTAACCATAAACAGTTCCTGCAAGTAACGCTTGTGCCACAGGCTACTGCTTTTCAGAGCTGCGTGTCGCTTATCAGGATTTCCGACGATGGTACCTATATTGCAGTTGCATATTCTTCGGGAGATGTCTTTATCTGGGACTTGAACCGAGGCCCAGAGTACCCCAGTAATCACATAATATCGATTTTACACATTAATCACCATCAAGGCTATACAATCAATGGGTTGGGATTTCTACCCGAGAGGCATACTGGTGTAGTAATAAGCGATACCCGTGGACAGGTTTGGCTTCATCGTGGCTCAAGGGGAAAGCTATGGCAATTAACGTGTAAGTCAAAGTCGCTGCTGAACATAAATTCGATGAAGAGCCAACTTCTGGCTAGTGAACCATCGCCTAGGTTATCCGAATATCCTGAGTTGCAATTGGTTGCGGTACTTTGCCACGATAGCCTAACCATTATATCGGTGAACCCTATTCTGGCGACACAATGGTTTCATAGTCTTCGATTAAATGAGACTGTCAGTTCTGGTTTTGTTGCATGGTCGCCTGGAGCAAGTTCGCTGGCCTACGCTTTGGGTTCCAAAGTCCATACTGTCAATATAGAAGGGTTTACTCGGGATCGTGTAATAGTTTCAAAAGAGGAACCATGGTCATGGAATACTACAGAGACCGTGGCAATGGTTCAATGGCTTGCCTTAAATACACTTTGTGTCCTCTCTTCTGGAGGCATGATGACTGTTTTAAACACTACAATGGCCGCGCCAGTTCTTATGAGTGTCGATCTTTCAGTACAAGGCTTTGCCAGCCCATCGCAACGCTCCCTCACTTGCTTGGATAAGCAGATTTTTTTCCTAACCAAATACCTGGTTAAACATGGAAAGTTCTTATCATGGACCGATTTACTTTTACAATACGTTCAGACAGGCAATTACTGCGGCGCCCACAAGGCGATAGGCTACCTGGTTACCCACGGCGCAGGTATCGCAGCTCTAGTCCAATTAAGTGATGATAGCGAGGAGAGGAAGTCGCAATTAACTCAACCATTCAGGAATTTATCCTTAGCAAGCGTAAAGTTCTTAATCAATCAGGAATCTGTGGAATACGCAAAGTTTTATGACCTGCTGTCACTAATTATAGAGGTAGGTTCTTTATTCGAGAAAAGCTTGACGCAAATTTTGGAAGATATCTTTGAGTTGCTGGACCATACCCATAGTGACGCATTTTATGACGCACTATCCAATCAAATACTGGAGGGGACTCCCTTCAGCTTACCGCCGTTTCTGCTCAAGGAAGTTTTACAATATTATGCGGAAACTAAAAACCTGAAGATGATTGAATTACTGATAGTAACATTGAATCAGTCATCTCTGGATATTGACATGGCTGTGAAAATATGCCGGAAGTTCAATTTGTATGGCGTCCTTATGCACTTATGGAATAATATTTTTGATGACTACCTCACACCTCTCGTCGATTTCATTTGCAAGCTAACTAAACAGGATGAAAAATGTGCCATACTTGATAAAGATGACCCCAATCCCATGTTTGATATTTATGACTATTTGTCTTGCATTCTATTGGGCCTGCAATATCCAGTTCGTACAATTATAAGTGCTGACACATCGTTAAGAGCTAAACACCAAATATATTCTTTCTTGTGCAGTGGAACTGCTCTGAAGTGGCCGACAGATTCGAAAGACAAACTTTTTACCACTGATAATCCGGAATTGGAACCTGCATACCCTTATTTACAGGTGCTACTGAAACACGATCCGAAGAAATGTTTATCTATGTTCTATAAGGTATTTGACGACCCATTCCTCAATGAAGATCGCGTAGAGGACTCCGATGCGCATGCCCACCACTTGCAAATAAGCAGACAGTTTTTGGTTGATGTGCTTCTCGAACTTCTGAAAACCAGTAATGATGTTTACCGAAAAGTCTTGATTGCAGTTTTCATCACCCGGGCTGTTCCAAAGTTCCCGCAGTTCTTAACCGTCTCTCACGCAACTCTGGATGAGTTGGTTTCCATCATGTGTACCTCCAATATTAACGAGCTGAAAAATGAATGTGAACAAAGTTTAGAATGCTTATTTGCCAGCTACAAACCCAGTAATATGGATGAACTTATCATATATTTGAAAGATTCCGGATATGATAGAGTACTGTTTTATTTTTACAAGAATATACCCCGACCAGCAGACTATTTACGATTAAGGATTGAATCTCAAGACTTGCAGCAATCTAAATTTACAATATTGGATGTCATGAGTGAAAGCATAAGTTTGACGATGTCTGGAACATCAGAAAGATCAGACGTTATTAAGGTTATAAGGGAAAACATCAATACAATTCTCATTTTGGAACAAGTAGATGCTATAGCAGAGGTTTTGGTTAGTTTGGATGGTGGAGTAGAGGATATTATTAATCAAATAATATCAGGCGAATATAAAAAGCGCTTCCTGGAGAAAATATTTGAATTGAATCGTACAGAAGTGATGGATCCTGAATTTCAACACCTGTATATACAACTATGCTGTGAACAATGTGACTTTAAAGCCCTCAGGAAGTGGCTAAGAAGGATTGACTTTTGCAAGCTCGATGTGTGCGGGGTTATAAAGATTCTTGAAGAGTTTAGAGACCGAGAGAGCATTATTTTTATCTACATGAAGCTAGGTTCTTTTGTTGAAGCATTGAATGTTTCTGACTCGGCTTTCGTGGACGCAATAGCAGAGCATGATTTCAAACAGGCGGAGACCTTTGTGCAACTCGGCATTGATATCTGCGAAAATTCTACGGATGCTGCCACTGAGTGCTGGACTAAGTTATTGGTTAGCATCATAAAAAATTACTCCTTCATTGCTGAAGGTGGTAAGCACACTGAGCGTGATTTACTACAACATGTTATTTTGAGACTCTCCTTATGGGAAACGACCAATCCCGGACGAAATGAGTCTCCATTCGGAGATATATTGGTAAATGTGTTAAGCAAGCAGGATATTACAGGTACAAAGATACATCTGATCAGAGAGGTCATAATAGATTTACTAAAAGCACACATAGTAGACGAACATATTCAACAGCTGATTATGAAAATAGTCGACAATTCTGCCGGCACAGTTATCAATGAATATATTGAAAAGTTAGAGTCTGGCTGGTCTATTTCGAACTACGAATGCGAAGTATGCGGGAGAAGAATATGGGGTGTCGGTATTGCTACTCAAGAATTCCTTGATTGGAAGTCTTCAGAGCTTTCAAGAGGCACAGAATTGGAGCGTGTATCTACCGCTACAGGGCTTATTATATTTCGCTGTCGACATGGGTTCCACGAACGATGCTTGCGAAATATGGGCCAAAGTCAAGATTCATATTCTTGTCTCGCCTGTTATGAAGACAAATAA
- the EFB1 gene encoding translation elongation factor 1 subunit beta (Syntenic homolog of Saccharomyces cerevisiae YAL003W (EFB1); 1-intron): MSFSNFSKIETVQELNSFLADKSYIEGTSATQADVAAFKAFQETYPEFSRWFNHIASKQEEFESLPAASKAAAAEEEEDEDDVDLFGSDDEVDEEAEKLKAQRLAEYNARKAAKPKPAAKSIVTMDVKPWDDETDLEEMLANVKSIEMDGLSWGAHQWIAIGFGIKKLQINLVVEDAKVSLDDLQQLIEEDEDHVQSTDIAAMQKL, translated from the exons ATGTCCTTTTCTAACTTCTCTAAGATCGAGACTGTGCAAGAGTTGAACAGCTTCTTGGCTGACAAGTCCTACATCGAAGG TACTTCTGCCACCCAGGCCGATGTTGCCGCCTtcaaggccttccaggaGACCTACCCAGAGTTCTCCAGATGGTTCAACCACATTGCCTCCAAGCAGGAGGAGTTTGAGTCCTTGCCAGCTGCCTCCaaggctgctgctgccgaagaggaggaggacgaggacgacgtCGACTTGTTCGGCTCCGACGACGAGGTCGACGAGGAGGCCGAGAAGTTGAAGGCCCAGAGATTGGCTGAGTACAACGCCAGAAAGGCGGCCAAGCCAAAGCCAGCTGCCAAGTCCATTGTCACCATGGACGTCAAGCCATGGGACGACGAGACCGACTTGGAGGAGATGTTGGCCAACGTCAAGTCGATCGAGATGGACGGTCTATCCTGGGGTGCTCACCAGTGGATCGCCATTGGTTTCGGTATCAAGAAGTTGCAGATCAACCTTGTTGTCGAGGACGCCAAGGTTTCCTTGGACGACTTGCAGCAGTTGATtgaggaggacgaggaccACGTCCAGTCCACCGACATCGCCGCTATGCAAAAGTTGTAA
- the SFH1 gene encoding Sfh1p (Syntenic homolog of Saccharomyces cerevisiae YLR321C (SFH1)) yields MSQLLPQAYLTNFHNRIRNEDVPLFITAAPTRNHKRAKVVNYSEYDNDLLLDDFIEQDQNDDDEKVHSDNGKGEGEEVGHEDAVASNNNLPDLEQQDDPTGILRYPRIRETFLQSKIAVRYEQVLEAGVGGSGEAVGIAEDEGAGAYSSSSQPVVIPIRLNLEHNGHKIIDFFTWNLNDHSLTLEQFAQIYCQDLDFAHNLSLQNQIVAAINDQLQEYETLASVVVPDLHVIINLTCNLDSKLYEDNFEWNLNDQTLSPEQFAELVVQDLGLTREFMPAIAHALYESILKIKKDWLEGHLNPEHVANGAAFGCLSGIRLDIDTLGSNWCPKVEVLSQWEIEKREIEKERNMRRLKRESAKVDDRLARRRGKRRMDDLETTMRI; encoded by the coding sequence ATGTCGCAGCTACTGCCCCAGGCGTACCTCACGAACTTTCACAACCGGATAAGGAACGAAGATGTGCCGCTCTTCATCACGGCCGCGCCGACGCGGAACCATAAGCGCGCTAAGGTGGTGAACTACTCAGAGTACGACAATGACTTGCTGCTGGACGACTTCATAGAGCAGGACCAGaacgacgacgacgagaaGGTGCACAGCGACAACGGCAAGGGCGAGGGCGAGGAGGTCGGGCACGAGGACGCGGTGGCCAGCAACAACAACCTGCCCGATCTGGAGCAGCAGGACGACCCGACGGGCATTCTGCGGTACCCGCGGATCCGCGAGACGTTTCTGCAGAGCAAAATTGCGGTGCGTTACGAGCAGGTGCTGGAGGCGGGCGTGGGGGGCTCCGGCGAGGCGGTGGGCATAGCGGAGGACGAGGGCGCGGGAGCGTactcgtcctcgtcgcAGCCGGTGGTGATACCGATCAGGCTGAACCTGGAACACAACGGCCACAAGATCATTGACTTCTTCACGTGGAACCTGAATGACCACTCGCTAACGCTGGAGCAGTTTGCCCAGATATACTGCCAGGACCTGGACTTTGCCCACAATCTGTCGCTGCAGAACCAGATTGTCGCTGCTATCAACGaccagctgcaggagtACGAGACTTTGGCGTCTGTTGTTGTGCCCGATCTGCATGTGATCATCAACCTAACGTGCAACCTTGACTCGAAGCTCTACGAGGATAACTTTGAGTGGAATCTCAACGACCAGACGCTCTCTCCGGAGCAGTTTGCAGAGCTGGTGGTTCAGGACCTGGGCCTGACCAGAGAGTTTATGCCGGCTATTGCGCACGCCCTTTACGAGTCTATTTTAAAAATCAAGAAGGATTGGTTGGAAGGCCACCTCAACCCGGAACATGTCGCCAATGGAGCAGCCTTTGGGTGTCTGTCGGGTATCAGACTGGACATCGACACATTGGGCAGTAACTGGTGTCCTAAAGTAGAGGTTCTGTCGCAGTGGGAGATAGAAAAGCGCGAAATAGAGAAAGAGAGGAACATGAGAAGACTAAAACGCGAAAGTGCGAAAGTGGATGACAGGCTTGCTAGAAGAAGAGGGAAGAGGCGGATGGATGACTTGGAAACAACGATGAGAATATAG
- the GET1 gene encoding GET complex subunit GET1 (Syntenic homolog of Saccharomyces cerevisiae YGL020C (GET1)), with the protein MHTEVCLPSVRLKAQLRTEIRLLLRSSKTSDKACTAKMDYWILLVLAFLVADKSWHLTGLLATKLTSPERLQQLIRERQELHQQQQSLSAQDHYAKWTKNNRRLDVLDRDIARVRKNYLESVEATKARLAKLKLLVVTVPFTALKFYKGKLPVYALPKGMFPRFIEGTLEHGWLYMALAPLNMKQFSEGASVAVSLGIWLFALLRVLGAIEFVLETLREQNPQVATETAKVHARTAQAASAN; encoded by the coding sequence ATGCACACGGAGGTTTGTTTGCCCAGTGTTCGCTTAAAGGCGCAGCTGCGAACCGAAATTCGCCTACTCTTACGTAGCAGTAAAACCTCCGATAAGGCCTGCACAGCAAAAATGGACTACTGGATTCTACTAGTGCTGGCATTTCTGGTGGCAGATAAGTCATGGCATTTAACTGGGCTGCTAGCTACGAAGCTGACTTCGCCCGAGAGATTACAGCAGTTGATCAGGGAGCGGCAGGAGCTGCACCAGCAACAGCAGTCATTGAGCGCGCAGGACCACTACGCCAAGTGGACCAAGAACAACCGCCGCTTGGACGTGCTGGACCGCGACATTGCTCGCGTCCGTAAGAACTACCTGGAAAGTGTGGAGGCGACGAAGGCGCGGCTGGCGAAACTGAAACTGCTTGTGGTCACCGTGCCCTTCACTGCATTGAAGTTCTACAAGGGCAAGCTGCCAGTGTATGCGCTGCCCAAAGGCATGTTCCCTCGCTTCATCGAGGGTACGCTGGAGCATGGGTGGCTGTACATGGCCCTAGCACCGCTCAACATGAAGCAGTTCAGCGAGGGCGCGTCGGTCGCGGTGTCGCTCGGTATCTGGCTCTTTGCGTTGCTACGTGTGCTGGGTGCGATAGAGTTTGTCTTGGAAACTCTTCGAGAGCAGAATCCGCAGGTAGCCACGGAAACCGCCAAGGTTCATGCGCGCACCGCGCAAGCCGCCAGTGCGAACTGA
- a CDS encoding AFR005Cp (NOHBY618; No homolog in Saccharomyces cerevisiae), whose protein sequence is MANNSMRNGSSQLGPDTALSLSASMCPEHGSASYNQITLKEKLREHFRMPAGFRQTFKQTYYEKLRRAQLNLVHASESYHDACEGARFKFYRALADTRQVLHEMRDAIDNIRVEAQLWRYDHINAPKLDSLFRYESLKSRSIIHRIGPGSGDEQRFHSGEVQKDKSRAVCQAPHPSPKSSNRTDTSDNTISLTTDEDAFEGNDIICSAPLKLPHTDIKNVDVLHRSASAPVELINDSDIYLSRCPTVNDSANSTYADTGLHSRVLDSETQIETVRKITDIMIRMFDEYMNDNNLDTDQRIPSLAMHESRPVTFSSHPTDLVSSNDSNTVAMPLPRPRSSVCNEIDRLNSMIESAISIYNRYSEEGLQSSIYNITDANDQNTNQSLRYSALENSNSGFSTEKSNSLSLRHYPNEAMGTMKDILDRVVNQLNQFEGSETSLCLPDSENSAGKAETVGSQFLDPTLKSVLAPVVLQRVPEGVEVPLWCTVRHTKQDLLQIEEADEDQEATNSLEYNSEQSVLFDLSDTPLICTLGKPSLEAANCGTMKTIDEDRIYDDIYAFERTMFSQMPLSLKLLFNEYPPYIYEKRLLRPLPPSLKVLFQDPEHEYEWKNTDELLLKPHHATIDSNWEFPNMYPFLVKGQATQPAAGLFFGKCWFCGHHIITKLHNCRRENLKKHLQHTADNVKFHLVDFCEDIKLEIDWVLYKFKYELFAES, encoded by the coding sequence ATGGCCAACAATAGTATGCGTAACGGGTCTTCGCAATTAGGCCCTGATACGGCGCTGAGTCTTTCTGCGAGCATGTGTCCAGAACATGGCTCAGCCTCATACAATCAGATCACTTTGAAGGAGAAGTTACGTGAACACTTCAGAATGCCCGCAGGTTTCCGCCAGACATTCAAACAAACATACTACGAGAAATTGAGGCGTGCGCAGCTGAACTTGGTGCACGCTAGTGAGAGCTATCATGATGCATGTGAGGGTGCTCGCTTCAAGTTCTATAGAGCCCTCGCAGATACGCGGCAAGTTTTGCATGAAATGCGAGATGCCATTGACAATATACGCGTGGAAGCGCAGCTATGGCGATACGATCATATTAATGCCCCGAAGTTGGATAGCTTATTTCGGTACGAAAGCCTGAAATCGAGGAGTATTATCCATCGCATTGGACCAGGATCTGGAGATGAGCAGCGATTTCATTCTGGTGAGGTACAGAAGGACAAATCCCGCGCAGTTTGTCAGGCGCCACACCCTTCTCCGAAGAGCTCTAATAGAACAGACACGAGCGACAACACTATTTCCTTGACTACAGATGAGGACGCTTTCGAAGGAAATGACATTATATGCTCGGCCCCTCTGAAGCTCCCACACACGGATATTAAGAACGTCGATGTTTTGCATAGAAGTGCCTCTGCTCCTGTTGAGTTGATAAATGATTCCGATATCTACCTATCTCGATGCCCTACTGTCAATGATTCTGCCAATAGTACATACGCAGACACAGGGCTACATTCGCGTGTTTTAGACTCAGAGACCCAGATAGAGACTGTCCGTAAAATAACAGATATCATGATCCGAATGTTTGACGAATACATGAATGACAATAATTTAGACACCGACCAGCGTATCCCCAGTTTGGCTATGCATGAATCCAGACCAGTTACGTTCTCTAGTCATCCAACGGATCTTGTTTCAAGTAACGACAGTAACACTGTTGCAATGCCACTACCGAGGCCCAGAAGCTCGGTTTGTAACGAAATAGATAGGTTGAATAGCATGATTGAGAGTGCCATCAGTATATACAACCGGTACAGCGAGGAAGGCCTGCAGTCCAGTATTTATAATATTACTGATGCGAATGACCAGAACACAAACCAGTCGTTGCGATATTCCGCATTAGAGAACAGTAATAGCGGTTTTTCAACGGAGAAGTCCAATTCATTATCTCTACGACACTACCCAAACGAGGCCATGGGAACTATGAAAGATATTTTGGATCGGGTGGTGAACCAGTTGAATCAGTTTGAGGGCAGTGAGACGTCGCTGTGTTTACCAGATTCTGAGAATTCGGCAGGAAAGGCAGAAACAGTCGGAAGTCAGTTTCTAGATCCCACTTTGAAGTCCGTTCTTGCGCCAGTCGTTCTACAAAGAGTCCCAGAGGGTGTTGAGGTTCCCCTATGGTGTACAGTGAGGCACACAAAACAAGACCTTCTCCAAATAGAAGAAGCAGACGAAGATCAAGAGGCTACAAATAGCTTGGAGTACAATTCTGAACAAAGTGTATTGTTCGATCTCTCGGATACACCATTAATATGCACACTAGGTAAGCCTTCGCTTGAGGCAGCAAATTGCGGGACAATGAAAACCATTGATGAAGATCGCATTTACGATGATATATATGCTTTTGAAAGGACGATGTTCTCTCAGATGCCATTATCTTTGAAGCTGTTGTTCAATGAGTATCCGCCATATATTTATGAAAAACGTCTCTTAAGACCTTTGCCGCCGTCACTCAAGGTTTTGTTCCAGGACCCGGAACACGAATACGAATGGAAGAATACAGACGAGCTGTTGCTTAAACCGCATCATGCAACTATTGATAGTAACTGGGAGTTCCCAAATATGTACCCTTTTCTGGTGAAGGGCCAAGCCACAcagcctgctgcaggcTTGTTCTTTGGTAAGTGCTGGTTCTGCGGGCATCATATAATCACCAAATTACACAACTGCCGTCGAGAAAACCTTAAGAAACATCTACAGCATACTGCTGACAATGTTAAATTTCATTTGGTTGATTTCTGCGAGGATATCAAATTAGAAATTGATTGGGTACTTTACAAGTTCAAATATGAACTTTTCGCGGAAAGTTGA